GAGTCGTGGAGTCGGAGGCCGGTTCGCGCAGCTCCCCGGAATATTATAAGCTGCAGGCAATACTTTGCAGAACATACGCGCTTAATGGTTTAAGAAAACACGAATTGGATAGCTTTAATTTATGTGACCAGGTACATTGCCAGGCCTATAAAGGGAAAACGGACAACCCAACGGTTTTAACTGCTGTAAATGAAACCAGAGGGCTTGTTATTGTTGATGATAATCTGAATTTAATATCGGCTACTTTTCATTCGAACTGTGGCGGACAAACAGTTAACTCGGAAGACATATGGTTGTTATCGGCCTCTTATTTACGGTCTGTTAATGACACCTTTTGTTTGCGGATGCCGAACGCCCGCTGGCAAAAAAGAATAACCAAGTCTGAATGGTTGAATTACCTCTCTTCAAAGTTCAGATATCCGGTCGGTGATTCTTTGAGTTGTGGTAGAGCTCTTTCTGTGCAGCAAACAAATGGGAGAGAAGTTTATTTTGTCAGTAAAGACCTGAATATTCCGTTAAAGAATATTCGTACTGATCAACAGTTTAAATCAACCTATTTTTCACTGGCTCTTCAAAATGACACCGTATTATTCAGCGGACGCGGGTATGGACATGGTGTAGGTTTGTGCCAGGAAGGCGCTATGCGCATGGCTCAATATGGAATTTCTTATAAAGAGATCATTAGTTTTTATTATACCAAAGTACACCTTGTAGATCTTGCCGTGCTAAGTTTTTTCAGAGAGGATTAGTAGGGTTAATTGATCAAGGTGCCGTAAGGTTTACATTTATACTGCAGCCATTTTTATCCGTAACGTTTATTGTGTAGGTATCCGGGCAAACACGATTCTTATACCTGTTTACATAGCCGTCAGGCCAGGTGTAACTATACGGACTTGTACCGCCTGTTGCATTTACCATTACCCATTCTTTGCAGCCGCAACCGGAACAGTTCGCTGTGCCCTTTGTAAATTGTCCGGTCAAAGGCTGCGGCGCTACTATTGTCGTAGTATTTGTTGCTGTGCATCCTTTGTTGTCTGTTATTGTTACTGTATACGTTCCCGATGACAAACCCGAAATTGTTGAACCTGAAACTCCGCCACCCCAGGTATAGGTATATGGAGTTGTACCACTATTGCCTGTTGCCGAGGCTGAACCGCTACCTCCATTACAAACAATATTAGTTGGCGTGACGCTTACAGTAACTGCCGGATTGACTGTTACTACAGCTGTTGAAGTTGATGTGTTTCCGCCCGAATCTCTTATTGTTACAGTATAAGTAGTGGTTGATGCCGGACAGGGGCTGATATTTTGCGTTGTTGCGCCATTATTCCAGGAGTATGTGTACGGTGCAGTCCCTCCTGTTGCGCTTGATGTTGCCGTTGCGCAGCTGCCCGGACAAACAGAACTGCCCGTTGCCGCTGCAGTGGGGCTTCCAGAGCACACAATAACTGTAACCGGAGTCACTACATTCTTGGAACAGCCGCTGGTTGTCACTGTATGAGAAACACTATAATTTCCTGCGGTTAAAAAAGTATATGAAAAATTAACTGTCGTGCCGCTTACATTTGCAGGAGATATTGTTGAAATGACCCAATTATATGTCCCTGTTGTACCTGTATTCGTAAATGTTACAGGAGTTCCTGTACAAACCGTTGTGCCGGGGGATATTGTAAATGTAGCTGATGCCAGGCTTGGAGTGTCGGTTATTGTAAACGTTTTAGTTGAAATGCAACCATTGGCATCACTTACTGTCACAGTATAGTTTCCTGCCGACAAGGCTGTGGCGGCATTGGATGTTTGTGCAGTTCCACTCCAGATATAAGTATACGGAATTGTTCCTCCGGTGGCAGTAGCGGTTGCGTTTCCGCCATTACCGCAGGTACCATTCGTAGTGGTTAAAGTAAAGGCCGAAGGAGGTATGGTGGTTATCACCGCTTTTTGTGTTGAACTACAGCCGTTGGCATCTCTTACAGTCACTGTATAATTGCCTGCAGCAAGTCCTGTAGCAGTCTGTGTAGTTTGTCCGTTGTTCCAGTTATAGGTATATGGCAATGTTCCGCCGGATGCAGTGACAGTTGAATTTCCGTTATTCAGACCACAGGTAGCCTGCTTACCCGAACTTATAACGGGAACAATGGCAGCGGGCTGTGTAATAGTAACGGATTGTGTAAGCGAACAACCGGCTGCATCGGTTACTTTTACTGTATATATTCCGGCACTTAGGTTTGTCGCGGTTTGTGTTACTTGTCCGTTACTCCAGGAATAGGTATAAGAAGGTGTTCCTGCGGAAGGAGTTGAAGTTGCGCTTCCGGACACAGTACAAGTTTTATTTGTCGGAGTTATAGTGGCAGATAAAGTTCCGCTTGCATTTATAGTTATGGTTTTTTGCCCAACACATCCGTTCGCGTCCCTCACAGTTACTGTATATGTTCCTGCACCAAGTCCGGTGGCAGTTTCGGTTGTTTGTCCGTTACTCCAGCTATAGGTATAAGGTGATGAGCCGCCAACAGGAGTAGCTGTTCCCGTTCCATTGCTGGAAGCACAGCTGCTATTTGAAATGGTTGTGGTTACAGTAACTGTAGGATTAATGACCACACTTTTTGTAATAGAATCTTTGGGACATCCAACGATTAGTTTTACATTATAAGTACCGGGAGATCCGTATACGTGTGCAGGATTTTGCAGATTGGATGTTTGTCCATCACCAAAATCCCACTTCCAGTAATTAGGCGTCCATGTTTGCTGCCATATACATGTACCGCTTGCTGTTCCTGTAAAATTTACGGTATTATTACATGTTCCGATTGCGAATGTATAATTTAAGGTTGCGAGACTCGGTTTCAATTTAAAAACAACTGCAATGTCATTTGCCACCCCACCCGGATTGGGACCGAATACTCCGGCCGTTGTAGGCGTATTTGTAGAATGTGTTGTATAAGCGACAAATACTTCATCCTGCGCATTTGCGCAAATAGGAAGGTTGGCATAATCCTGCGCGTTACCACCAAAATAAGTTGAATATAGCAAATCTGAAACACCGCCGCCGGCCATCTTTAATTTTAGTACTATTACATCAGCAGGGCCCGGGGCAGTTGATCTATATGCGCACGAAGTAATGGGAGGTGTTGTTCCCGAACCTGCTGAAATAAACACTTCATTGTTATCACAGGACGAAGAACTAAGAGCAATATTCGGACCACTGACGCCTTCTATATATGTTGAATAGAGCAGTGTTGTACCTGATATATTTAGTTTGAGAGCAAAAATGGCAATGGTACCACCATAGGCTACATCATAAGCACCAGCAGTAACAGGAAAATTAGCTGAAGCGGTATTTCCGGTAAGAAACGCTTCACCGGCGGCATTAACAACAATACCAGTACCTCCATCTCCGGCAGAGCCACCAATGAATGTAGAGTAGATCATATCTGCTAATCCCGCGCCGCCCGGATTGATCTTGCATGCAAAAGCATCCGCAGAGCCTCCAAACACTGTACTATAGGCTCCAGCTGTGGTGGGGAAGTTTCCTGAACTTGTTGAACCGCTTATGCATGCCCTTCCTAAAGGATCTATAGCCAGGCTTATTCCGGATTCTGTTCCGGTGCCTCCAATAAAAGTTGAATATACAAGATCGGCGGCACCGGCACCCGCAGGATTAATTACACTTAAAAATATATCATTACCGCCATTGTGGGTAACATCAAATGCGCCGGCTGTAACCGGAAATGAAGGGCCCTGCGTGCCGCCTGTAACATAAATAAGACCTGTTGAAGACACCGCAATATCTTCTCCTTTTTCCAGAGCAGAGGCTGACCCCAGGTAAGATGAATACAATAATGTTGAACCTGCATTGTTAAGTTTTAAGAAGTATGCATTGCCGGTTCCAGCAGCCGGTCCATTGTATGTAACATCATAAGCTCCGGGAGTTGTGATGAGATTTCCACCGCCGCCGCCACAGGCCGGACAAGTCCTACCCACTATATAAACATTATTTTGTGTATCCAGGGCGATGGATCTTTCATCGGAAGTATTATTTCCCCGGCCGGTAGAGACAAAAGTTCCCCATATCAGAGTTGTTGCCGTGCTGTTAAACTTAAAAACATAGGTATCATATCCTCTTAGAAATACTCCTGTTGAATAGGCTCCCGGAGTTGTAGGATACAAAGGTGTGCCATCAGTAACACCATATACATTGCTCGCCGCATCAATTGCAATATCCTGCATATAGCTCGACCCATCTCCTGCCGGGGCAAGCATTGTACACCATGTCAATGTAACCGGGTCGATCACCAAAGGTTCTGAAGTTGAGTAGCGCTCATTTGTGTAGAAACCAAAAGTTGTTTTATCGATCAGTTTATAATGAATTTTCACCTGTTTTTTCACCCCGTTGATAATCTGATATGACTCGGGAATCTCCTCCAATAGGGTTCCCAAAATTGTTTTGATCTCCAATTGACCTTTATTGTTAATGGTGAGTTTTTCAATTCCATCACAACTCATTTGAATGCTGCTCATATCACCGTCCGGATGGATTATATAATCATACTTCAATTCCTTGCCGGCATTATAATAACGGAGATCAATATTGTCATAAATATTA
This genomic stretch from Bacteroidota bacterium harbors:
- a CDS encoding SpoIID/LytB domain-containing protein, which codes for MRYSIPKYLICILTQALLFSYSVSAQKFKIGLTANSPSATVIFTPLAGDYRIWLDTVLFNPGNTADVYQLMLDGDSIEVKTFERGIGKCKKIVFKALVKDGSFKLKSVKPEAKVKTYDDDLEVTVASTGLKLINSVDVEDYIAGVVESEAGSRSSPEYYKLQAILCRTYALNGLRKHELDSFNLCDQVHCQAYKGKTDNPTVLTAVNETRGLVIVDDNLNLISATFHSNCGGQTVNSEDIWLLSASYLRSVNDTFCLRMPNARWQKRITKSEWLNYLSSKFRYPVGDSLSCGRALSVQQTNGREVYFVSKDLNIPLKNIRTDQQFKSTYFSLALQNDTVLFSGRGYGHGVGLCQEGAMRMAQYGISYKEIISFYYTKVHLVDLAVLSFFRED